GCGCGCATTCATGGTGAACGGTTTTTCGCACACGACGTGCTTGCCGGCGGCCAGGCACAGCAAGGCGTTTTCCGCATGCAGGGTGTGCGGCGTGGCGATGTAGATCACGTCCACGTCAGGATCCATGGCCAGCGCCTGGTAGGAGCCGTGGCAACGTTCGATGCCGAATTCGGCGCCGAAAGCCTGCGCGCCAGTCTCGCTGCGCGAAGCGACCGCCACCAGTTGCGCACCGGGCGCGTCGCGCAAGCCATTGGCCATCGCGCGGGCGATCTTGCCGGTGCCGAGGATGCCCCAGCGGACGGTGTTTTCCATGCTATTGATCTCTTTCTGCGCCTGCTGCCTTGCGCTTCGGGCGGAACACCGCCGCGTCATTGTAAAAATCGTCGTCCTGGTTCTCGCACCAGCCGGGTAGACCGAGCACGGGCAGCGGCGTGAAGTCCGCCGTGGTGAGGCCTTGCTGCGCCAGGTCTTGCGCCACGCGCTCGTCGAGCCAGGTGCGGCGTGCCGCATCATCGAGTGCGAAGTAGGCGTCGCCGGCGAAGATCACGCGCGTGTGCGCCGTGATGGCCTTGCGCGGCGCCACCAGTTTTTCCATCAGCGCGTGGCCGAACAGCCAGACTTCGGCGTCGCCGCCCGTGCCAAATTTCTCGCGCTGCGCAATGAATGCGCTGCGCCAGTCGTGCCCGCGCAGCGCCGCTTCCAGCGCGCGTCCGGCATCGCCGTCGCGCAGCACCAGCAAGGCGGAATTTTCATCGAAAATCGTCGCGCCGTCGCGCGCGGGACCGCGCGATTTGCCGACGCCGGACAAGGCGATCTGCGCCGCCTGCAAGGCGTTCAGCTGCCGCTTGATGCGGGGGAAGGTCAGCCACACGAGCGCGTTGAAAAAATCGTGCAGATTGTCGCGCGTGGGCACGCCGCCCGTCGCGCCGATGAACTCTTCGTAGGCCACGCCTTCGGGCAAGTCCGCTTGCGGCACGAAGGCCAGCGGCAGGCCGGTGGGGTTGCGCAAGTCCAGCGCGCGCGCCCGGCCGTTCAGCGCGACGATCACCGTGTCTCGCTGCAGGTCCAGCTGCCGTCGCGCCGGCAGCACCGTGGCAAACCAGGGGCGGGTCCAGTCTATCGATGGCAGCATGAACGCTTAGACCATTTTCCAGTTGATCTGTTCGCCCGCGTTGAGCGGAATCACATGGCTGTCGCCCAGCGGCAGCGACGCTGGCAAGGTCCAGCTTTCGCGTTTCAGGGTGATGGTGTCCGTGTTGCGCGGCACGCCGTAGAAGGCCGGGCCGTGGAAGCTGGCAAACGCTTCGAGTTTATCGAGCGCGCCGGCCCGTTCGAACGCTTCCGCATACATTTCCATCGCGTGCAGAGCCGTGTAGCAACCGGCGCAGCCGCAGGCCATTTCCTTGGCGCCCTGCGCGTGCGGCGCCGAGTCCGTCCCGAGGAAGAAGCGCTCGTCGCCGCTGGCGGCGGCCGTCATCAGGGCCAGGCGGTGCTCTTCGCGCTTCAGGATGGGCAGGCAATAGTAATGGGGGCGGATGCCGCCCTTGAAAATCTCGTTGCGGTTGTACAGCAGATGATGCGCCGTGATGGTGGCGGCGATC
Above is a genomic segment from Janthinobacterium sp. 64 containing:
- a CDS encoding DUF3025 domain-containing protein; the encoded protein is MLPSIDWTRPWFATVLPARRQLDLQRDTVIVALNGRARALDLRNPTGLPLAFVPQADLPEGVAYEEFIGATGGVPTRDNLHDFFNALVWLTFPRIKRQLNALQAAQIALSGVGKSRGPARDGATIFDENSALLVLRDGDAGRALEAALRGHDWRSAFIAQREKFGTGGDAEVWLFGHALMEKLVAPRKAITAHTRVIFAGDAYFALDDAARRTWLDERVAQDLAQQGLTTADFTPLPVLGLPGWCENQDDDFYNDAAVFRPKRKAAGAERDQ